Proteins encoded together in one Lagopus muta isolate bLagMut1 chromosome 3, bLagMut1 primary, whole genome shotgun sequence window:
- the THOC1 gene encoding THO complex subunit 1 isoform X2 has product MASSARVAERRSAGAMSPPLLFSLPEARHRFTISTREALHHKTLKPLLNAFNQIPGSENEKKCTLDQAFRVIVEEEIINKAPCENLLAIISLAINGVTEGICTASTPFVLLGDVLDCLPLDQCDKIFTFVEKNVATWKSNMFYSAGKNYLLRMCNDLLRRLSKSQNTVFCGRIQLFLARLFPLSEKSGLNLQSQFNLENVTVFNTNEHESTLGQKHSEERDEGMDVEEGEMGDDEAPTSCSIPIDYNLYRKFWSLQDYFRNPVQCYEKVSWKTFLKYSEEVLAVFKSYKLDDTQASRKKLEELKTGGEHVYFAKFLTSEKLMDLQLSDSNFRRHILLQYLILFQYLKGQVKFKSSNYVLTDEQSLWIEDTTKAVYQLLSENPPDGERFSKMVEHILNTEENWNSWKNEGCPSFVKERPPDSKPMRPARKRPAPEDFLGKGPNKKILMGNEELTRLWNLCPDNMEACKSESREYMPTLEEFFEEAIEQADPENMVENKYKAVNNSNYGWRALRLLARRSPHFFQPTNQQFKSLPEYLENMVIKLAKELPPPSEEIKTGEDEDEEDNDALLKENNESPEVQRDKPMTGEQMETFAIRLGEHWRALAPYLEMKDSDIRQIEADSDDVKMRAKQLLVAWQDQEGVHATPENLITALSKAGLGDLAESLTNDTDTSS; this is encoded by the exons ATGGCGTCATCAGCACGCGTCGCGGAGCGCCGCTCGGCCGGAGCGATGTCGCCGCCGCTGCTTTTTAGCCTGCCCGAGGCGCGGCACCGCTTCACG ATTTCCACCAGAGAAGCTCTGCACCACAAAACCCTCAAACCGCTGTTGAACGCCTTTAATCAGATTCCCGGGAG CGAAAATGAGAAGAAGTGTACCCTGGATCAAGCTTTCAGAGTTATCGTAGAAGAGGAAATA ATAAACAAAGCTCCGTGTGAAAACCTGTTGGCAATTATTTCTCTTGCTATTAATGGAGTCACTGAAG GTATCTGCACTGCATCGACACCTTTTGTGCTTTTGGGAGATGTTCTGGATTGCTTGCCTCTGGATCAGTGTGAtaaaattttcacttttgtGGAGAAGAATGTTGCTACATGGAAATCA AACATGTTTTATTCTGCAGGGAAGAACTACTTGCTACGAATGTGCAATG ACCTTCTAAGGAGATTGTCTAAATCACAAAACACAGTCTTTTGTGGAAGAATTCAACTGTTCTTGGCTAGATTGTTTCCGCTATCTGAGAAGTCAG GACTCAACTTGCAGAGTCAGTTTAACCTGGAAAATGTGACTGTTTTCAATACTAATGAACACGAGAGCACTCTTGGGCAGAAG CACTCAGAGGAGAGAGATGAAGGAATGGACGTAGAAGAAGGTGAGATGGGAGACGATGAAGCACCAACAAGTTG ttccaTTCCAATAGATTATAACCTGTATAGAAAATTCTGGTCGCTTCAGGATTACTTTAGAAACCCTGTGCAGTGCTATGAGAAGGTCTCATGGAAAACTTTTCTTAAG TACTCAGAAGAAGTTTTGGCTGTTTTCAAAAGTTACAAATTGGACGACACGCAGGCTTCCCGAAAAAAGCTGGAAGAGCTAAAAACAGGTGGAGAACACGTGTACTTTGCCAAGTTCCTAACCAGTGAAAAG CTGATGGATTTGCAGCTGAGTGACAGTAACTTCCGCCGTCACATCTTGTTGCAGTATCTAATTCtgtttcagtatctgaagggacAGGTCAAATTTAAAAG ttcaAACTATGTTCTAACAGATGAGCAGTCTCTTTGGATTGAAGATACTACAAAAGCTGTTTACCAG CTTCTTTCAGAAAATCCTCCAGATGGGGAAAGATTCTCAAAAATGGTAGAG CATATATTAAATACTGAAGAGAACTGGAACTCATGGAAAAACGAAGGCTGCCCAAGCTTTGTGAAAGAAAG gcCTCCTGATTCTAAGCCAATGAGGCCTGCAAGAAAGAGGCCAGCTCCAGAGGACTTCTTAGGAAAAggaccaaacaaaaaaattcttatgGGGAA TGAGGAGCTGACCCGACTTTGGAATTTATGTCCTGATAACATGGAGGCTTGTAAATCTGAGAGCAG ggaATATATGCCAACACTGGAAGAATTCTTTGAAGAAGCCATTGAACAAGCAGATCCTGAAAACATGGTTGAAAATAAGTACAA ggctgTGAACAACTCCAACTATGGGTGGAGAGCACTAAGACTGCTGGCACGCAGAAGCCCCCATTTCTTCCAGCCAACAAATCAACAGTTCAAGAGCTTACCAGAATATCTAGAAAACATGGTAATCAAATTAGCCAAGGAGCTGCCT CCtccttctgaagaaataaaaacaggcgaagatgaagatgaggaagatAATGATGCTTTATTAAAGGAGAACAATGAAA gtCCAGAGGTACAACGGGACAAACCCATGACAGGGGAACAAATGGAAACATTTGCCATCAGGCTGGGGGAGCATTGGAGAGCTTTGGCCCCCTACTTGGAAATGAAGGATTCTGACATCCGTCAGATCGAGGCGGATAGTGACGACGTGAAGATGAGAGCCAAGCAGCTGCTGGTTGCCTGGCAGGACCAGGAGGGTGTACACGCCACACCAGAGAACCTGATCACTGCGCTGAGCAAAGCGGGGCTGGGGGACCTTGCCGAGAGCCTGACCAATGACACCGACACCAGCAGCTAG
- the THOC1 gene encoding THO complex subunit 1 isoform X1, translating to MASSARVAERRSAGAMSPPLLFSLPEARHRFTISTREALHHKTLKPLLNAFNQIPGSENEKKCTLDQAFRVIVEEEIINKAPCENLLAIISLAINGVTEGICTASTPFVLLGDVLDCLPLDQCDKIFTFVEKNVATWKSNMFYSAGKNYLLRMCNDLLRRLSKSQNTVFCGRIQLFLARLFPLSEKSGLNLQSQFNLENVTVFNTNEHESTLGQKHSEERDEGMDVEEGEMGDDEAPTSCSIPIDYNLYRKFWSLQDYFRNPVQCYEKVSWKTFLKYSEEVLAVFKSYKLDDTQASRKKLEELKTGGEHVYFAKFLTSEKLMDLQLSDSNFRRHILLQYLILFQYLKGQVKFKSSNYVLTDEQSLWIEDTTKAVYQLLSENPPDGERFSKMVEHILNTEENWNSWKNEGCPSFVKERSQPEFQLGPPDSKPMRPARKRPAPEDFLGKGPNKKILMGNEELTRLWNLCPDNMEACKSESREYMPTLEEFFEEAIEQADPENMVENKYKAVNNSNYGWRALRLLARRSPHFFQPTNQQFKSLPEYLENMVIKLAKELPPPSEEIKTGEDEDEEDNDALLKENNESPEVQRDKPMTGEQMETFAIRLGEHWRALAPYLEMKDSDIRQIEADSDDVKMRAKQLLVAWQDQEGVHATPENLITALSKAGLGDLAESLTNDTDTSS from the exons ATGGCGTCATCAGCACGCGTCGCGGAGCGCCGCTCGGCCGGAGCGATGTCGCCGCCGCTGCTTTTTAGCCTGCCCGAGGCGCGGCACCGCTTCACG ATTTCCACCAGAGAAGCTCTGCACCACAAAACCCTCAAACCGCTGTTGAACGCCTTTAATCAGATTCCCGGGAG CGAAAATGAGAAGAAGTGTACCCTGGATCAAGCTTTCAGAGTTATCGTAGAAGAGGAAATA ATAAACAAAGCTCCGTGTGAAAACCTGTTGGCAATTATTTCTCTTGCTATTAATGGAGTCACTGAAG GTATCTGCACTGCATCGACACCTTTTGTGCTTTTGGGAGATGTTCTGGATTGCTTGCCTCTGGATCAGTGTGAtaaaattttcacttttgtGGAGAAGAATGTTGCTACATGGAAATCA AACATGTTTTATTCTGCAGGGAAGAACTACTTGCTACGAATGTGCAATG ACCTTCTAAGGAGATTGTCTAAATCACAAAACACAGTCTTTTGTGGAAGAATTCAACTGTTCTTGGCTAGATTGTTTCCGCTATCTGAGAAGTCAG GACTCAACTTGCAGAGTCAGTTTAACCTGGAAAATGTGACTGTTTTCAATACTAATGAACACGAGAGCACTCTTGGGCAGAAG CACTCAGAGGAGAGAGATGAAGGAATGGACGTAGAAGAAGGTGAGATGGGAGACGATGAAGCACCAACAAGTTG ttccaTTCCAATAGATTATAACCTGTATAGAAAATTCTGGTCGCTTCAGGATTACTTTAGAAACCCTGTGCAGTGCTATGAGAAGGTCTCATGGAAAACTTTTCTTAAG TACTCAGAAGAAGTTTTGGCTGTTTTCAAAAGTTACAAATTGGACGACACGCAGGCTTCCCGAAAAAAGCTGGAAGAGCTAAAAACAGGTGGAGAACACGTGTACTTTGCCAAGTTCCTAACCAGTGAAAAG CTGATGGATTTGCAGCTGAGTGACAGTAACTTCCGCCGTCACATCTTGTTGCAGTATCTAATTCtgtttcagtatctgaagggacAGGTCAAATTTAAAAG ttcaAACTATGTTCTAACAGATGAGCAGTCTCTTTGGATTGAAGATACTACAAAAGCTGTTTACCAG CTTCTTTCAGAAAATCCTCCAGATGGGGAAAGATTCTCAAAAATGGTAGAG CATATATTAAATACTGAAGAGAACTGGAACTCATGGAAAAACGAAGGCTGCCCAAGCTTTGTGAAAGAAAG ATCTCAGCCAGAGTTTCAGCTTGG gcCTCCTGATTCTAAGCCAATGAGGCCTGCAAGAAAGAGGCCAGCTCCAGAGGACTTCTTAGGAAAAggaccaaacaaaaaaattcttatgGGGAA TGAGGAGCTGACCCGACTTTGGAATTTATGTCCTGATAACATGGAGGCTTGTAAATCTGAGAGCAG ggaATATATGCCAACACTGGAAGAATTCTTTGAAGAAGCCATTGAACAAGCAGATCCTGAAAACATGGTTGAAAATAAGTACAA ggctgTGAACAACTCCAACTATGGGTGGAGAGCACTAAGACTGCTGGCACGCAGAAGCCCCCATTTCTTCCAGCCAACAAATCAACAGTTCAAGAGCTTACCAGAATATCTAGAAAACATGGTAATCAAATTAGCCAAGGAGCTGCCT CCtccttctgaagaaataaaaacaggcgaagatgaagatgaggaagatAATGATGCTTTATTAAAGGAGAACAATGAAA gtCCAGAGGTACAACGGGACAAACCCATGACAGGGGAACAAATGGAAACATTTGCCATCAGGCTGGGGGAGCATTGGAGAGCTTTGGCCCCCTACTTGGAAATGAAGGATTCTGACATCCGTCAGATCGAGGCGGATAGTGACGACGTGAAGATGAGAGCCAAGCAGCTGCTGGTTGCCTGGCAGGACCAGGAGGGTGTACACGCCACACCAGAGAACCTGATCACTGCGCTGAGCAAAGCGGGGCTGGGGGACCTTGCCGAGAGCCTGACCAATGACACCGACACCAGCAGCTAG